GATTGCGGAGATGAAAACCGCGGGGCTGATTCTCGCGTAGCGGCCGGGGCCGGTTCGACGGCACTCCGCGATCCCGGTGCGCCGTTGCCGGTTTGCGGCATTCCGTTTATACTTCAATCCATTGTCTTTGCCGTCGGGACGTGGCGCAGCCTGGTAGCGCATCTGCTTTGGGAGCAGAGGGTCGCTGGTTCGAATCCAGTCGTCCCGACCATTTTTTTTCCTTTTCTCGGGCTTGCGAGCCGTGTATTTCCACCCGCGCCGCCCGCGTTTCGCTCTCCGGTCCGTGTCCGGTCCCGAGAGAACTCTCCTTGTGATAATATCCAGCAATGAAAGCCAAGAGTGTCGCAAAAGACATTCCTGTCGTTTGCGTGGGCGGTTCGGCCGGTGGCCTCGACGCCTACACCCGGTTACTACGGCATCTGCCTGCCGATATGGGTGTTGCTATCGTCATCGTTAATCACCTGAGAACCGTAGCCACCCTGCTCCACGAGATTCTCCCGCAGTACACGGAAATGCCGGTTGAACTGATCACGGAAAGATTATTGATCCAGCCCGACCATGTGTTCATCATCCCGGAGCAGCGTGATTTGCACGTTCTTGATGGAGAGTTCCGTCTAAAGCCGATATCAAAGCCCAGGGGATGGCCCGACGTGATTACGGTTTTTCTGCGTTCCCTAACGCAGCACTGGGACGGCAAAATTATCGCCGTCATTGTCTCCGGCTATGATGGTGATGGGGCAGCAGCGCTGTGCGGCATAAAAGAAGTGGGGGGCATTACCATCGCGCAGAAGCCCGACACAGCCGGGCAGCCGGATATGCCTGAGAGCGCAATAGCAAGCGGGTGTATAGATTTTGTTCTTTCACCTGAGGATATCGCGCAAGAAATTGTACGAATTGCGCACGCGGTGTCAAGGGCGGCCACATTCTAAGTATCCAATTTCGCCCCTTCTCCAACGGGGAGAATCACTCTTACCACGGTCCCCTCACCTGGTTTCCCACTGATTTCGGCGTTACCTCCGAGTAGCAGGACGCGTTCCCGGATCCCGATGAGGCCAAACGACTTGGAATCGATAATCCGTCCTTCGATGATCCCGATTCCGTTGTCTGTCACCTCTACAATCAGGGTATGGTCCTCCTTCTTCAAGCTCACATTCACCTGCGACGCCGCGGCGTGGCGCATGACATTGGTCAGGGCCTCCTGAACGATGCGGAAGATCGCCGTGGCGCGGTCGTTGTCGGATATCTTATCCACTCCCTGTATGGAAACTTTGCAGCCTATCCCTGTCCGGTTCTTGAAATCTTTCGCCATCCATTCGATTGCGGCGGCCACGCCGAGTTCATCCAGGATCCCGGGCCTCAGCTCGGTTGAAATCTTTCGCACCGTCCGGATGATGCGGATTACGTCCCGTTCGATTTCCTGAACTTTCGCGACCTGCTCGCCAAGTCCGCTGGAGACCAGACTTCTTCTGATCAACGAGAGCTCCAATTTAATGGCCGCCAACGCCTGTCCCAGTTCGTCGTGGATTTCGCGCGAGATGCGCGTCCTTTCTTCCTCAAGCAGGGATTGCAGACGCCCCGAGAGGTTGCGTAACCGCTCGCGGGATTTCGTGAGCTTCTCCTCCGCACGCTTCCCCTCGTCGAGCATCTTCTTCATGAGCTTGTTCGACGTCAACAGCTCGGCCGTCCGCTCATCCACGCGCTTTTCCAGTTCTTTGCTGAAGTTCGCCAAAGCCTCCTCTGTCTGATGGCGTGCGGTGATGTCGCTCACCATCGTACGGCACACAGGCGGGCTATCCTCACCGTCCTGCACTGCGCCCGTCTCCAGCTGCGCCCAGAACCGGGAGTCGTCCCTACGGCACATCCGCAGCTCGCTCACCTGCCGCGCGCCCGTTTCAAGCAGGCGTTTGCGGTGCAGGTAGTAGATGTCCTGATCCTCCTGAACGATATAGCGGGTCAGCGGCTGCTTGACCAACCGGTTTCTTCCCACGCCCAGCAATTGGGCGGCCCTGAGATTCGCCTCCAGGATCAACCCTTTCTCGCTGACGGTGAAATACCCCACTGGCGCCATGTTGTACAGGTCGAAGTACTTGACGCCCGACGCTTCGAGTTCCAGTTGCGCCTTGCGCAACTCGTCGTTCTGCATCTCCAGCTCGATCTGATGCACCTGCAACTCGTGGAGCAGTCGTCCGGCTTCTTCCGGCGGGAGGACGGACAGGGCGGCGGGTTTTCCCCGCAGCAGTTCCTCCGCCCTCCGTCGCAGGTCGGCGGGATCGAGTCGGCTCGCGCCCTTTTTATCCATCGCCTTGCCCCCGGTTCTCCGTTCCGCCTTCCCGGCGTATGCTTTCCAGTAATTCCCGGTTCCGGCGCGTGGCGGAGCCCAGCGCCTCCAGCAATTCCTTCTGCCTCGTGATTTCGACGAAGGTCAGCACCGCTCCCTCGATGATGTTTTTGAGCGTGCGATAAGGTTGGATGTGCATCTGGTACCACTGCCCGGCCTTGCTCTGCACTTCCATTGTCTTGGGGATCAGCGTAGCCAGCACCGACTGTGTGTCCTCCACCAGTCGGTCATAACCGATCAACCGCGAGACGATGTCTCCCAAGGGACGCCCGTTGTCGGTCTGGATAAGGTTGATGATCCGGGTCGCCGACGGCGTGAAGCGCGAGATGCGCAGTCGGTGGTCCACGAAGACCGTGCCGATGTCCGTGCCCGCCAACAGGTTGTTCATGTCGTCGTTCGCCCGGGACAACTCCTCGATCTTGTTTTGCAGTTCCGTGTTGACCGTCATCAGTTCCTCGTTGACCGACTGCAGCTCTTCCCTGGAAGTCTCCAGCTCTTCGTTGGCGGATTGCAACTCCTCGTTCGCCGATTGCGCTTCTTCATTGGTGGACTTGAGTTCCTCGTTGGTGGTCTCGAGTTCCTCGATGGTGGCCTGCAGGTACTCTCCCTTGGCGCGCAGTTCCCGCTCCAGCGTGACGAGGCGCTGCTCCCCGTCGCTGAGGGGCTCGGACGCCGCTTCCACCGCCGGAGGAGGCCCGGGGGTTACGTCCTCGAAGATGACCATCAGCAAGCCGCGCGCCGCCTCCGGTTTCGTCACCGGCTGGACGATGAGGTTCACGAGCGAGGTGTCTCCGTTGGACTTGACCTGCAACCCCTCGCAGCGGACGGGCGCTTGCAGGGCGACGGCTTTGCGCACCGCCGTGGTCAATTCCATCCGTATCCCGTCGCGCGCCATGTTCAGCAGATTCAGGCTGGCATCCCCCGACGCCGGCTCCAGGTATTTGCCGGTGTGGCCATGGATGTAGAGCACCTCGAACTCGGCGTTGACGAGAACACTCGCGGGGATATACCCTTCGAGCAACGCCCGTTCCGCCAAGTCGCGGACCGCGACCGGGTGCGCCGGATCGCGCACG
The nucleotide sequence above comes from Deltaproteobacteria bacterium. Encoded proteins:
- a CDS encoding chemotaxis protein CheB; translation: MKAKSVAKDIPVVCVGGSAGGLDAYTRLLRHLPADMGVAIVIVNHLRTVATLLHEILPQYTEMPVELITERLLIQPDHVFIIPEQRDLHVLDGEFRLKPISKPRGWPDVITVFLRSLTQHWDGKIIAVIVSGYDGDGAAALCGIKEVGGITIAQKPDTAGQPDMPESAIASGCIDFVLSPEDIAQEIVRIAHAVSRAATF
- a CDS encoding PAS domain S-box protein, with product MDKKGASRLDPADLRRRAEELLRGKPAALSVLPPEEAGRLLHELQVHQIELEMQNDELRKAQLELEASGVKYFDLYNMAPVGYFTVSEKGLILEANLRAAQLLGVGRNRLVKQPLTRYIVQEDQDIYYLHRKRLLETGARQVSELRMCRRDDSRFWAQLETGAVQDGEDSPPVCRTMVSDITARHQTEEALANFSKELEKRVDERTAELLTSNKLMKKMLDEGKRAEEKLTKSRERLRNLSGRLQSLLEEERTRISREIHDELGQALAAIKLELSLIRRSLVSSGLGEQVAKVQEIERDVIRIIRTVRKISTELRPGILDELGVAAAIEWMAKDFKNRTGIGCKVSIQGVDKISDNDRATAIFRIVQEALTNVMRHAAASQVNVSLKKEDHTLIVEVTDNGIGIIEGRIIDSKSFGLIGIRERVLLLGGNAEISGKPGEGTVVRVILPVGEGAKLDT